One Sphingomonas sp. SUN039 genomic window carries:
- the hspQ gene encoding heat shock protein HspQ — MNIASQHSGKQIAPPVAKARFGLGEVVKHRHFEFRGVIFDVDPVFANSEEWYESIPEAIRPRKDQPFYHLLAENAESSYVAYVSQQNLVPDDSEEPVEHPGIAGMFDAFDGVRYPVKAARKH; from the coding sequence ATGAACATTGCATCGCAGCATAGCGGCAAGCAGATCGCCCCACCCGTCGCCAAGGCCCGGTTCGGGCTGGGCGAAGTGGTGAAGCACCGCCATTTCGAGTTCCGCGGCGTGATTTTCGACGTCGATCCGGTCTTTGCGAACAGCGAGGAATGGTATGAGTCCATTCCCGAGGCGATCCGCCCGCGCAAGGACCAGCCCTTCTATCACCTGCTCGCCGAAAACGCCGAGTCGAGCTATGTCGCGTACGTCAGCCAGCAAAATCTGGTGCCCGACGACAGCGAGGAACCGGTGGAGCATCCCGGCATCGCGGGGATGTTCGACGCATTCGACGGGGTACGCTACCCGGTTAAGGCCGCGCGCAAGCACTAA
- a CDS encoding Eco57I restriction-modification methylase domain-containing protein, giving the protein MDEGVRTTSAWQDLNDARLADIRTVISPLIDDFDHRAAPSEANTERDLIDKMLTLLGWEFSVQEKANQKGRSDVPDYLLFLDAAAKSVATRSTKVTERYAQGATIVEAKAWDIALDKSEPGHAGAPSTQVLRYLGTVDVQSNGGIRFGILTNGRLWRLYDHKHRSRLEGYVEIDLTKAMTDDEQLRLFLIFFARAAFVPTLTGKTPLTRALEDSRSFEARVTDALADKVFGSVFPALAGALAANDPQRPAVPDTAYFGQLREAALTWLYRLLFVLYAEDRDLLPTRQRRDGLREMRKEVAFAIDNREGLSEHPENDRDLRSLWHKIDVGDRGIGLPPYNGGLFKDGRSPLLDRSLIPDVDFAPLLDALSRETTGDAPRLINYRDLSVQHLGSVYERLLEFDLAELDGRIVARPQTFARKTSGSYYTPEELVMLVIRRTIGPLLDEKRAIFANVVGEKARTKQAKDNPEFPLAAVAGYDPATAFLTLRICDPAMGSGHFLVSLVDYLADQVMLATTDAAALVGFGDYRSPLLDRLESIRARIREQADANGWRVEDAQLIDRQLVRRIILKRVVHGVDKNPMAVELAKLSLWLHTFTVGAPLSFLDHHLRCGDSLFGEWVASGMDRLERGGLFKGDELSAAERAITEMQQVEEITDADIGEVHESARNFDAARAKIAPLERYFSLLQGYRWLEGTADDARKKARAVEKEAARTNDTDEAMRLTRLAWDLKRKGSALDALLDGDLGEPDAVLDMCYGRIGTTRVPGADEDAALGPLIKAVGIAADANFLHWELAFPTVWQHWRSPSQRRGGFDAIIGNPPWDRMKMQEVEWFASRRPDIARATRAADRTRMVAALKSNGDPLADQYDRASEMAALASRMANLRDGQYPLLGRGDTNLYSLFVEAAQRLVNPGGIVGLLVPSGIAGDLGASAFFRSISTTGRLGALLDYANRPAPGLPEFFTDVDSRFKFCALVFGGAQRTFAAAQCGFFLGTTNDTALADATFPLAPADFAAVNPNTGTAPVFRTVRDADLTTAIYARLPVLVKHQQAEEKSAAPDPRAVVGDLLGGPAQKKASVSLWPVRYLRMFDMTNDSHLFRSRAELEADGWYPVAGGRMNKGTAEAVPLYEGKMVQAFDHRAASVTVNADNLHRPGQPESATPEQHADPDWLPDPQFWVDAANVSEGGVERWCIGFKDVTAPTNMRTMIASMVPFAGYGNTLPVLLLPDPVDSALVLANLNAFALDYVVRQKVQGQHVNWYIVEQLPVIPPAAYDSNFGAMSARQIVAREVLHLTYTAHDMAPFARDMGYVDGDGAVLPPFVWDDADRRQRRARLDALYFHLYGLSKADAEYILSTFPIIERHDMRDHGRYLTRDLILAQMDALAAGDADAAIVVR; this is encoded by the coding sequence TTGGACGAGGGGGTCCGGACCACATCGGCGTGGCAAGACCTGAACGACGCGCGACTTGCCGATATCCGCACTGTCATTTCCCCGCTGATCGACGATTTCGACCACCGCGCTGCCCCTAGCGAAGCCAATACCGAGCGCGACCTGATCGACAAAATGCTGACCCTGCTCGGTTGGGAATTCAGCGTTCAGGAGAAAGCAAACCAGAAGGGCCGCAGCGACGTTCCCGACTATCTGCTGTTTCTGGATGCCGCCGCAAAATCGGTCGCCACGCGCAGCACCAAAGTCACCGAACGCTATGCCCAAGGGGCGACCATCGTCGAAGCCAAGGCGTGGGATATTGCGCTCGACAAATCCGAACCCGGCCACGCGGGCGCACCTTCGACACAGGTGTTGCGCTACCTCGGCACTGTCGATGTCCAGTCGAACGGCGGCATTCGTTTCGGCATCCTGACCAACGGGCGATTGTGGCGGCTTTACGATCACAAACACCGCTCGCGGCTGGAGGGCTATGTCGAGATCGACCTGACCAAAGCGATGACCGACGATGAGCAGCTCCGCCTGTTTCTGATTTTCTTCGCACGCGCCGCCTTTGTGCCTACCCTCACTGGCAAGACCCCGCTGACCCGCGCGCTTGAGGACAGCCGCAGTTTCGAGGCGCGCGTCACCGATGCGCTGGCGGACAAGGTGTTCGGCTCCGTGTTTCCGGCGCTGGCGGGCGCGCTTGCCGCCAACGATCCTCAGCGCCCCGCCGTCCCCGATACGGCGTATTTCGGGCAGTTGCGCGAAGCGGCACTGACGTGGCTCTACCGTTTGTTGTTCGTGCTTTATGCCGAGGACCGCGACCTGTTGCCGACCCGCCAGCGACGCGACGGTCTGCGCGAAATGCGGAAGGAAGTGGCGTTCGCCATCGACAATCGCGAGGGGCTGAGCGAGCACCCCGAAAACGACCGCGACTTGCGGAGTTTGTGGCACAAGATCGATGTCGGCGACCGGGGTATCGGCCTGCCGCCGTATAATGGCGGGCTGTTCAAGGATGGCCGCTCGCCGCTGCTCGACCGCAGCCTGATCCCTGATGTCGATTTCGCGCCCCTGCTCGACGCCCTCTCGCGCGAAACAACGGGCGACGCCCCCCGCCTCATCAATTACCGCGACCTGTCGGTCCAGCATCTGGGCAGCGTGTACGAACGGCTGCTGGAATTCGATCTTGCCGAACTCGACGGACGCATCGTCGCCCGTCCGCAGACTTTCGCGCGCAAAACGTCGGGCAGTTATTACACGCCCGAAGAGCTGGTCATGCTGGTCATCCGGCGCACCATCGGGCCGTTGCTCGATGAAAAGCGCGCGATTTTCGCCAATGTCGTCGGCGAAAAGGCGCGCACCAAACAGGCGAAGGACAATCCCGAATTCCCGCTCGCTGCCGTCGCTGGTTACGATCCCGCCACCGCTTTCCTGACCCTGCGGATCTGCGATCCGGCGATGGGGTCGGGCCATTTCCTCGTCAGCCTCGTCGATTATCTCGCCGATCAGGTGATGCTGGCGACGACCGATGCGGCGGCGTTGGTCGGCTTCGGCGATTATCGCTCGCCCTTGCTGGACCGGCTGGAGAGCATCCGCGCGCGCATCCGCGAACAGGCCGACGCCAATGGCTGGCGTGTCGAGGACGCGCAACTGATCGACCGGCAGCTCGTCCGCCGGATCATCCTGAAACGCGTCGTCCACGGCGTCGATAAAAACCCGATGGCGGTCGAACTGGCCAAATTGTCGCTGTGGCTGCACACGTTCACGGTCGGTGCGCCGCTCAGCTTCCTCGACCACCATCTGCGGTGCGGCGACAGTCTGTTCGGGGAATGGGTGGCGTCGGGCATGGACCGGCTGGAACGCGGCGGGTTGTTCAAGGGCGACGAGCTGTCCGCCGCCGAACGCGCGATCACCGAGATGCAGCAGGTCGAGGAGATTACCGACGCCGACATCGGCGAGGTTCACGAATCCGCCCGCAATTTCGATGCAGCCCGCGCCAAGATCGCGCCGCTCGAACGCTATTTCAGCCTGCTACAGGGCTATCGATGGCTGGAGGGGACCGCCGACGACGCCCGCAAAAAAGCGCGCGCCGTCGAAAAAGAGGCGGCGCGGACGAACGACACCGACGAAGCGATGCGGCTGACCCGGCTTGCCTGGGATTTAAAGCGCAAGGGGTCGGCGCTCGACGCCCTGCTCGACGGCGATCTGGGCGAACCCGATGCCGTGCTCGACATGTGCTATGGCCGCATCGGCACGACACGCGTTCCCGGTGCGGACGAAGATGCCGCGCTGGGGCCGTTGATCAAGGCGGTCGGCATCGCCGCCGATGCCAATTTCCTCCATTGGGAACTCGCCTTTCCGACCGTGTGGCAGCACTGGCGTTCGCCCAGCCAGCGGCGCGGCGGGTTCGACGCGATCATCGGCAATCCGCCGTGGGACCGGATGAAAATGCAGGAGGTCGAATGGTTCGCCAGCCGTCGCCCCGACATTGCCCGCGCCACCCGCGCCGCCGACCGGACGCGGATGGTCGCCGCGCTGAAAAGCAATGGCGATCCGCTGGCCGACCAATACGACCGGGCCAGCGAGATGGCGGCGCTCGCCAGCCGGATGGCCAATCTTCGGGACGGTCAATACCCGTTGCTCGGGCGCGGCGACACCAACCTGTATTCGCTGTTCGTCGAGGCGGCGCAGCGGCTGGTCAATCCCGGCGGCATCGTCGGCCTGCTCGTGCCCAGCGGCATTGCCGGCGATCTGGGCGCGAGCGCGTTTTTCCGGTCGATCAGCACGACGGGGCGATTGGGCGCGCTGCTCGATTATGCCAATCGTCCAGCCCCCGGCCTTCCCGAATTTTTCACCGACGTCGATAGCCGCTTCAAATTCTGCGCGCTGGTGTTTGGCGGGGCACAGCGGACCTTTGCGGCGGCACAGTGCGGGTTTTTTCTCGGCACGACCAACGACACGGCGCTGGCCGATGCAACCTTCCCGCTCGCCCCCGCCGATTTCGCCGCCGTCAATCCGAACACCGGCACGGCCCCCGTGTTCCGCACCGTCCGCGACGCCGACCTGACCACGGCCATCTATGCGCGGCTGCCGGTGCTGGTGAAGCATCAGCAGGCCGAGGAGAAGTCGGCGGCCCCCGATCCTCGCGCCGTTGTGGGCGACCTGCTGGGGGGACCGGCGCAAAAGAAGGCGAGCGTCAGTCTGTGGCCGGTGCGCTATCTCCGCATGTTCGACATGACCAACGACAGTCATTTGTTCCGCAGCCGGGCTGAGCTGGAAGCGGACGGCTGGTATCCGGTCGCGGGCGGACGGATGAACAAAGGAACGGCGGAGGCAGTGCCGCTTTACGAAGGAAAGATGGTTCAGGCCTTCGATCACCGTGCCGCAAGCGTCACCGTCAACGCTGACAATCTTCATCGACCCGGCCAGCCCGAATCGGCCACACCCGAACAACACGCCGACCCCGACTGGCTGCCCGACCCGCAGTTCTGGGTGGACGCCGCCAACGTCTCCGAAGGCGGTGTCGAACGCTGGTGCATCGGGTTCAAGGACGTCACCGCCCCAACCAACATGCGAACCATGATCGCATCGATGGTCCCTTTTGCCGGTTATGGAAACACGCTCCCGGTTTTACTGCTGCCTGATCCGGTCGATAGTGCGTTGGTGCTCGCCAACCTCAATGCTTTCGCGCTCGATTATGTCGTGCGCCAGAAAGTGCAGGGCCAGCACGTCAACTGGTACATTGTCGAACAGCTCCCCGTCATCCCGCCTGCCGCTTACGACAGCAACTTCGGTGCGATGAGCGCGCGTCAAATCGTCGCGCGCGAGGTGCTGCACCTCACCTATACCGCGCATGACATGGCCCCGTTCGCGCGCGACATGGGGTATGTCGATGGCGACGGGGCGGTGCTGCCGCCCTTTGTCTGGGACGACGCCGACCGGCGGCAACGCCGCGCGAGGCTCGATGCGCTGTATTTCCACCTCTATGGCCTGTCGAAAGCGGATGCCGAGTACATCCTGTCGACCTTTCCCATCATCGAGCGCCACGACATGCGCGACCATGGCCGGTATCTGACCCGCGACCTTATCCTCGCCCAGATGGACGCGCTGGCGGCGGGCGATGCGGATGCGGCGATCGTGGTGCGGTGA
- a CDS encoding TonB-dependent siderophore receptor, translating to MISYRALMLASLSAAAMVSAPAFAQTPQATPQAAEEAPAGQDIIVIGTRRTDRSVTDSASPIDVIGATDLAASPQVNMLDTIKNLVPSFFVPQNTISDASTFVRAPSLRGLGADQILVMINGKRYNRSALVNVYTGADTALSFGSQGSDIGNIPTIAIKNLQVLRDGATAQYGADALAGVLNYAIRNDEGFEAQGLYGKTYRGDGVSKILSGYGGLKIGDRGFISLAGEWYDQGQTSRGVTRASAITIQANLPNVAVPNPAQIWGTSPGTGYKLFLNAAVDVGAQSQIYFTGNLAHSDTNQSFNYRPSQTNGGFVRFDGTSNSTVTLNRNGSFNPIFLTACPAASVATCPTGGFVNDANTFSFATVYPGGFTPRFIGVVDQAYGTLGFKGKSDSGFTYDISASLSRNSLDLSMTNSLSASFGPQSQTSFKFGKLIQGETVLNADFTYPLEVGFDSPITLSAGAEYRRERYEKTVGDVQSYAAGPYASQTLYNLVTPAVGATPAVYTAAGITATQSPAASGYGGVSPNFAGAATQSNWGIYVGAEADVTKALTIGLAGRYENYNTFGGVVVGKANALWRVSDAVSLRATVGTGFHAPSPGQNNTQVVTTNFLGGNQVQTGTYPTTSAIAQFYGAGSLAPERSTNFGAGIVLKPTSRLSLTVDGYIIEIKNRIGISQNYTVTAANITALPALATVGLGGVVNYFTNGFDVSSKGIEAVANYRTELMGGPLNFTLAYSYNNLKSKNIKLTTTGTQLVSLQQQYNIANLAPQHRITASAGWQVGGFSVNARANYYGSWSNALEYNLVAPVAGATTAPPSQIFGAKTLFDLDASYTFADHFTLTVGANNLFNVYPDKIAASPVNPIYALSGGLNDGQVYPRSGGPFGINGGFYYVRLRVKY from the coding sequence ATGATTTCCTATCGCGCGCTGATGCTCGCTTCGCTTTCGGCTGCGGCCATGGTTTCGGCTCCGGCCTTCGCCCAGACACCGCAGGCCACGCCGCAGGCGGCCGAGGAAGCGCCCGCCGGACAGGACATCATCGTTATCGGCACGCGTCGTACCGATCGTTCGGTGACCGATTCGGCGTCGCCCATCGACGTGATCGGCGCGACCGACCTGGCCGCGAGCCCGCAGGTCAACATGCTCGACACGATCAAGAACCTGGTGCCGTCGTTCTTCGTGCCGCAGAACACGATTTCGGACGCCTCGACCTTTGTGCGCGCACCGTCGCTGCGCGGGCTGGGTGCCGACCAGATCCTCGTGATGATCAACGGCAAGCGCTATAACCGCTCGGCGCTGGTCAATGTGTACACCGGTGCCGACACGGCGCTGTCGTTCGGCTCGCAGGGGTCGGATATCGGCAACATCCCGACGATCGCGATCAAGAACCTGCAGGTTCTGCGCGACGGCGCGACCGCGCAATACGGCGCCGACGCGCTGGCGGGCGTGCTCAACTATGCGATCCGCAACGACGAAGGTTTCGAGGCACAGGGCCTGTACGGCAAGACCTATCGCGGCGACGGCGTCAGCAAGATCCTGTCGGGCTATGGCGGGCTGAAGATCGGCGACCGCGGCTTTATCAGCCTGGCCGGCGAATGGTACGACCAGGGCCAGACCAGCCGCGGCGTGACGCGCGCCAGTGCGATCACCATCCAGGCGAACCTGCCCAATGTTGCGGTGCCGAACCCGGCGCAGATCTGGGGCACGTCGCCGGGGACCGGGTACAAGCTGTTCCTCAACGCCGCGGTCGACGTCGGCGCGCAGAGCCAGATCTATTTCACCGGCAATCTGGCGCACAGCGACACCAACCAGAGCTTCAACTATCGTCCGTCGCAGACCAATGGCGGCTTCGTCCGCTTCGATGGCACGTCGAACTCGACGGTGACGCTGAACCGCAACGGATCGTTCAACCCGATCTTCCTGACGGCGTGCCCCGCCGCCAGCGTCGCGACCTGCCCGACCGGCGGGTTCGTCAACGACGCGAACACGTTCAGCTTCGCCACGGTCTATCCGGGCGGTTTCACGCCGCGCTTTATCGGCGTGGTCGACCAAGCCTATGGGACGCTGGGGTTCAAGGGCAAGTCGGACAGCGGCTTTACCTATGACATTTCGGCGTCGCTGAGCCGCAACTCGCTCGACCTGTCGATGACCAATTCGCTGTCGGCGTCGTTCGGTCCGCAGAGCCAGACGAGCTTCAAGTTCGGCAAGCTGATCCAGGGCGAAACGGTGCTCAACGCCGATTTCACCTATCCGCTCGAAGTCGGCTTCGACAGCCCGATCACGCTGTCGGCGGGTGCCGAATATCGCCGCGAACGTTATGAAAAGACGGTCGGCGATGTGCAGTCCTATGCCGCTGGGCCGTACGCTTCGCAGACGCTCTACAACCTCGTGACCCCGGCCGTCGGCGCGACCCCTGCGGTTTACACCGCCGCCGGCATCACCGCGACCCAGAGTCCTGCCGCGAGCGGCTATGGCGGCGTCAGCCCGAACTTTGCGGGCGCGGCGACGCAGTCGAACTGGGGCATTTACGTGGGGGCCGAAGCCGATGTGACCAAGGCGCTGACCATCGGCCTTGCGGGTCGTTACGAGAACTACAACACCTTCGGCGGCGTCGTCGTCGGCAAGGCGAATGCGCTGTGGCGCGTGTCCGACGCGGTCTCGCTGCGCGCGACGGTCGGCACCGGGTTCCACGCACCGTCGCCGGGCCAGAACAACACCCAGGTCGTGACGACGAACTTCCTCGGCGGCAACCAGGTGCAGACCGGCACCTATCCGACGACGAGCGCGATCGCGCAATTCTATGGCGCGGGGTCGCTGGCACCCGAACGTTCGACCAACTTCGGCGCGGGTATCGTGCTGAAGCCGACGAGCCGCCTGTCGCTGACGGTCGATGGCTATATCATCGAGATCAAGAACCGCATCGGCATCTCGCAGAACTACACGGTGACCGCGGCGAACATCACGGCGCTGCCCGCGCTCGCGACGGTCGGCCTCGGCGGTGTCGTCAACTACTTCACCAACGGCTTCGATGTGTCGTCGAAGGGGATCGAGGCGGTCGCCAACTACCGCACCGAGCTGATGGGCGGTCCGCTGAACTTCACGCTGGCGTACAGCTACAACAACCTGAAGTCGAAGAACATCAAGCTGACGACGACCGGCACCCAGCTGGTCAGCCTGCAGCAGCAGTACAACATCGCCAACCTGGCTCCCCAGCACCGCATCACTGCGTCGGCCGGGTGGCAGGTCGGCGGTTTCTCGGTCAACGCCCGTGCCAACTATTATGGCAGCTGGTCGAACGCGCTCGAGTATAACCTGGTGGCCCCGGTTGCCGGTGCGACCACGGCGCCGCCGTCGCAGATCTTCGGTGCCAAGACGCTGTTCGACCTCGACGCGAGCTACACCTTTGCCGATCATTTCACGCTGACGGTGGGCGCGAACAACCTGTTCAACGTCTATCCCGACAAGATCGCGGCATCGCCGGTGAACCCGATCTACGCGCTGTCGGGCGGGCTGAACGACGGCCAGGTCTACCCGCGTTCGGGCGGACCGTTCGGCATCAACGGCGGGTTCTACTACGTCCGCCTTCGCGTGAAGTACTAA
- a CDS encoding class I SAM-dependent methyltransferase, whose amino-acid sequence MKFIEDQTAQKLRGGYYTPLDLAAFISRWVRDLEPKRVLEPSCGNGAFFQAMGDVGGFGEAKVIGFELDAAEARKASQKANEAGLPNVDVRASDFLAWAIGNMEEGGERFDAVVGNPPFVRYQFLPPAFQARAGRIFDQLDLKFTKHTNAWVPFILASMSLLRPGGRLAMVVPAEIIHVTHAQSLRRYLGKECRRLVIVDPEELWFDGTLQGAVILMAEKRSGPRQKAEGLGMVPVRGREFLRRSPAELFAAPQSINGKTVAGKWTRALLDLETRDLFDELERHPDVHRFEDIARVDVGIVTGANKFFLVSDEVVETYGLGKYAHPMFGRSEHCPGVIYDQRQHAANAEKGNPTNFLWFDDAPAKMKSGPRRYIELGERESLHTRYKCRIRAPWYKVPSVYSTEIGMLKRSHNTPRLILNRVGAYTTDTAYRIRTTDVAGERLVGCFLNPLTALSAELEGRHYGGGVLELIPSEIERLMIPLPANADIDIEALDTSIRTRPTHETLERQGNAVLGALGISAAKQASALEGWRKLRDRRHRTSTEALDA is encoded by the coding sequence GTGAAGTTCATCGAGGACCAGACTGCCCAAAAACTGCGGGGTGGCTATTATACGCCGCTTGACCTCGCCGCTTTCATTTCTCGATGGGTCCGAGACTTGGAGCCAAAGCGGGTCTTAGAACCGAGCTGCGGTAACGGTGCTTTTTTCCAGGCGATGGGTGATGTGGGCGGTTTCGGCGAGGCCAAGGTCATTGGCTTCGAGCTAGATGCGGCTGAAGCCCGCAAGGCTTCGCAGAAGGCGAATGAAGCCGGTCTTCCGAACGTCGATGTCCGCGCAAGTGATTTTCTTGCTTGGGCAATTGGCAATATGGAAGAGGGCGGCGAGCGGTTCGACGCCGTAGTCGGTAACCCGCCGTTCGTTCGGTATCAGTTTCTCCCACCTGCGTTTCAGGCGCGTGCTGGTCGCATCTTCGATCAGCTCGACCTCAAGTTTACAAAGCACACCAATGCGTGGGTTCCGTTCATCTTGGCATCGATGTCGTTGCTCCGCCCAGGTGGGCGACTTGCGATGGTCGTCCCTGCAGAGATCATTCACGTTACACACGCGCAATCATTGCGTAGGTACCTCGGCAAAGAATGCCGCCGCCTCGTCATCGTCGATCCCGAAGAACTGTGGTTCGACGGCACCTTGCAGGGCGCGGTGATCCTGATGGCTGAGAAGCGCAGTGGGCCGAGGCAGAAGGCCGAGGGACTCGGCATGGTTCCGGTGCGCGGTCGCGAGTTTCTTCGTCGCTCCCCGGCGGAACTCTTCGCCGCGCCACAGTCGATCAACGGCAAGACGGTCGCCGGAAAATGGACTCGGGCGCTGCTTGACCTTGAGACGCGGGACCTTTTCGATGAGTTGGAGCGCCACCCCGACGTCCACCGGTTTGAAGATATCGCGCGAGTCGACGTCGGTATCGTGACTGGTGCGAACAAGTTCTTCCTTGTCTCCGATGAGGTCGTCGAGACGTACGGACTCGGAAAGTACGCCCACCCAATGTTTGGTCGGAGCGAACACTGTCCTGGCGTGATCTACGACCAGAGGCAACACGCCGCCAATGCCGAGAAGGGTAACCCAACCAATTTCCTGTGGTTCGACGATGCTCCAGCTAAGATGAAAAGTGGGCCGCGCCGATACATCGAGTTAGGGGAGCGTGAGAGCCTGCACACCCGCTACAAGTGTCGCATCCGAGCGCCGTGGTACAAAGTGCCATCGGTCTACTCGACCGAAATTGGTATGTTGAAACGGTCGCACAACACCCCTCGCCTGATCCTCAACCGTGTCGGTGCCTACACAACGGACACGGCCTACCGCATCCGCACCACCGACGTCGCGGGCGAGCGGCTCGTTGGCTGCTTCCTCAATCCGCTGACTGCACTCAGCGCAGAGCTGGAAGGCCGCCACTACGGTGGGGGCGTGCTGGAGCTGATCCCGTCCGAGATCGAGAGGCTCATGATCCCACTGCCTGCGAATGCGGACATAGATATTGAGGCTCTGGATACTTCCATCCGCACCCGCCCCACGCACGAGACGCTCGAACGACAGGGTAACGCAGTTCTCGGCGCTCTCGGCATATCGGCGGCGAAGCAAGCGAGCGCGCTGGAGGGGTGGCGGAAGCTCCGCGATCGACGGCACCGCACGTCTACCGAGGCGCTTGACGCCTAA
- a CDS encoding phospholipase D family protein has protein sequence MTELLLSSAFANAAGVGAVSAVLAPVAGQCQAFIGVRNGSTTAQALAALLRLGVTLYGVDTATRSRIFHPKLFLAKGNARARAVIGSANLTHAGLFNNIEAGADLELDLNSQSDNDFVDSFLNGFQDLVANHPVHCFPIISGRQIIDLMRQGLLEDERNPKTQTAYGAGKQGPQTSKLPISLPLTPAPKKKPRKPKPPIMGGGALTVFAPPTFGQLVWVKPSLPFSDLQLNQSSNVPGVLRLTQAGYQVNGQTIDQKTYFRNQVFSQLIWVYDAAKQKDVAGVPISLIIAGVYVGDFDLSLSHKPTWAAGQGNYTTGLHWASATSHIKQPGLVGRSLRLYQPFNPQARFVIEIN, from the coding sequence ATGACAGAACTACTTTTGTCTTCGGCATTCGCCAATGCGGCAGGCGTAGGTGCCGTTTCAGCGGTGCTGGCGCCGGTCGCCGGGCAGTGCCAGGCCTTTATTGGCGTGAGAAACGGCTCGACCACCGCGCAGGCGCTAGCTGCACTGTTACGGCTCGGTGTGACCTTGTACGGCGTGGACACGGCCACCCGGAGCCGCATCTTCCATCCCAAACTCTTTTTGGCAAAGGGCAACGCTCGGGCGCGGGCGGTTATCGGCAGCGCGAATCTCACGCACGCTGGCCTGTTCAATAACATCGAGGCTGGCGCCGACCTCGAGCTCGATCTGAACAGTCAGTCAGACAACGACTTTGTCGATAGCTTTCTCAACGGCTTTCAGGACCTTGTAGCTAACCACCCGGTTCATTGTTTCCCGATCATCTCAGGTCGCCAGATAATCGATTTGATGAGGCAGGGCTTGCTGGAGGACGAGCGAAACCCGAAGACGCAGACCGCTTACGGTGCAGGCAAACAGGGACCTCAGACAAGTAAGCTACCGATTAGCCTTCCGCTAACCCCTGCCCCAAAGAAGAAGCCCCGGAAGCCGAAGCCACCCATTATGGGCGGCGGCGCGCTCACTGTCTTCGCCCCACCGACATTTGGTCAGTTGGTTTGGGTAAAACCAAGCCTCCCATTTTCGGACTTGCAGCTCAATCAGAGCAGTAATGTTCCAGGGGTGCTGAGATTGACGCAGGCGGGATACCAAGTGAATGGCCAGACAATCGACCAGAAGACATACTTCCGCAACCAAGTCTTTTCACAACTGATTTGGGTGTATGATGCCGCCAAACAGAAAGATGTGGCAGGCGTTCCAATTTCACTGATCATCGCGGGTGTGTATGTAGGCGACTTCGACCTGTCTCTGAGTCACAAACCGACGTGGGCAGCAGGCCAAGGAAACTATACAACTGGCCTACACTGGGCCAGTGCGACCAGTCACATAAAGCAGCCGGGGTTAGTCGGTCGCTCGTTGAGGCTATACCAGCCTTTCAATCCGCAAGCCCGCTTTGTGATTGAGATCAATTAG
- the rplU gene encoding 50S ribosomal protein L21, with protein MFAIVRTGGKQYRVAAGDKIVVDRMDGEAGARITLGDVLFTSTGESGLTVAAEIVAQAKADKVIVFKKKRRHNYRRRNGHRQQHTILQIVSVGAAEEKKAAPKKAAKPKAEKADAAPVEASAE; from the coding sequence ATGTTCGCCATCGTGCGCACGGGCGGCAAGCAGTATCGCGTTGCCGCTGGAGACAAGATCGTCGTCGACCGCATGGACGGCGAAGCGGGTGCGCGCATCACGCTGGGCGACGTCCTGTTCACCTCGACCGGCGAAAGCGGCCTGACCGTCGCTGCCGAGATCGTCGCGCAGGCCAAGGCCGACAAGGTCATCGTCTTCAAGAAGAAGCGTCGCCACAATTATCGCCGTCGCAACGGCCATCGCCAGCAGCACACGATCCTCCAGATCGTGAGCGTCGGCGCGGCCGAGGAAAAGAAGGCGGCCCCCAAGAAGGCAGCGAAGCCCAAGGCTGAAAAGGCCGACGCGGCACCTGTCGAAGCAAGCGCGGAGTAA
- the rpmA gene encoding 50S ribosomal protein L27, with the protein MAHKKAGGSTRNGRDSAGRRLGVKKFGGEHALAGNILVRQRGTRVWPGRNVGCGKDHTLFALVEGRVAFHLGKLGRKYVSVDMPIATAAE; encoded by the coding sequence ATGGCACATAAGAAAGCTGGCGGTTCGACGCGCAACGGTCGCGATTCGGCCGGTCGTCGTCTCGGCGTCAAGAAGTTCGGCGGCGAGCATGCGCTGGCCGGCAACATCCTCGTCCGTCAACGCGGCACCCGCGTGTGGCCGGGCCGCAATGTCGGCTGTGGCAAGGACCACACGCTGTTCGCGCTCGTCGAAGGCCGCGTGGCATTCCACCTTGGCAAGCTCGGCCGAAAGTATGTCTCGGTCGATATGCCGATTGCGACAGCAGCGGAATAA